The following proteins come from a genomic window of Coffea arabica cultivar ET-39 chromosome 11c, Coffea Arabica ET-39 HiFi, whole genome shotgun sequence:
- the LOC113716996 gene encoding ubiquitin carboxyl-terminal hydrolase 23-like isoform X1 produces the protein MMAAETMMNSLWVGSVKDPEKEPVTTSDAPNSNAALFHRRIEFHLAKKPFNGFNDGGNSGNGFKLVTLNPYNSNANLKSEPHKAWSGSGKRPSESSSENHSGLDPELSFTITFRRIGAGLQNLGNTCFLNSVLQCLTYTEPLAAYLQSGRHKISCRTAGFCALCAIQKHVSQALESTGRILAPKDLVSNLRCISRNFRNARQEDAHEYMVNLLESMHKCCLPSGVPSESPSAYDKSLVHKIFGGRLRSQVKCMQCSFCSNKFDPFLDLSLEIVKADSLYKALAHFTAKEQLDGGERQYQCQQCKQKVKALKQLTVYKAPHVLAIHLKRFGSHMPGQKIDRKIEFGPSLDLKPFVTGPYDGELKYTLYGVLVHAGWSTHSGHYYCFVRTSSGMWYSLDDNQVVQVSERRVLEQKAYMLFYVRDRMYSTPKKVVDAIHKESMVINTFGRKTYPNLNQGLKENIMNGAVGGKLNDSFSATAAQKDVMNSNIISQNQMKKDPAQKINGPTAPEEACLKKDQPAENSLKVPPVDSLPTSNINGGDCLVQSLPSSKGSNGFVNFGNSSNSGSSGGIELTTAIVKQKDINSLQISAGKNKTDCVVIPTDGNTKASTGKYLSDAVDRPANGNVLHRSPQDTCVPLEANAGKVGCFPDSIGVAEGGAQKVRDIKDRACQKPATKHLLRKRALSDRLHLVKRKPLKRPVTTKHLSRNIILGAALGRRKKKKRARHCSPKKVDGNHVLSDLGPSTSEESKTSTISCSAYPPRGFKSNADEKDKILGLKGITDNADLLRSVNVKVVPCRDEVGQHEKVPLSDTQSRNRYSTAGGELFDNGKSCGSMHKKGEKVENGLMRISADGLEETTVARWDGVECSPEIVESRSVENLRIGYIGDEWDEEYDQGRRKKIRGSKLTFDGTNPFQEIATHKAKTKKAKLDRSSSANQPFRI, from the exons ATGATGGCGGCGGAGACGATGATGAATTCTTTGTGGGTCGGATCAGTTAAGGACCCAGAAAAGGAGCCGGTTACAACGTCCGATGCGCCGAATTCGAATGCGGCGTTGTTTCATCGGAGAATTGAGTTTCATCTGGCAAAAAAGCCGTTCAATGGGTTCAATGATGGAGGAAATAGTGGGAATGGGTTTAAGCTGGTGACTTTAAACCCGTATAATTCGAATGCCAATTTAAAATCGGAACCCCATAAAGCTTGGTCCGGGTCCGGGAAGCGCCCCTCGGAGTCTTCCTCGGAGAATCATAGCGGGTTGGATCCGGAGCTTAGCTTTACAATCACTTTCAGGAGAATT GGTGCTGGCTTGCAAAATCTCGGAAATACTTGTTTTCTCAATTCTGTATTACAATGTTTGACATACACTGAGCCCTTGGCAGCTTATTTACAAAGTGGTCGGCATAAAATATCCT GTCGTACTGCTGGGTTTTGTGCTTTATGTGCCATTCAGAAACATGTGAGCCAAGCTCTGGAATCAACAGGAAGGATATTggctccaaaagatcttgtatCAAACTTGCGAT GCATATCTCGGAACTTTAGAAATGCCAGACAAGAGGATGCTCACGAGTACATGGTCAATTTATTAGAATCGATGCATAAATGCTGCCTGCCCTCAGGAGTGCCTAGCGAGTCACCCAGCGCTTACGATAAAAGTTTGGTCCATAAGATATTTGGTGGTCGCCTTCGTAGTCAG GTGAAATGCATGCAGTGTTCGTTTTGCTCAAATAAGTTTGATCCCTTCTTGGATTTAAGTCTAGAGATAGTGAAGGCAGACTCGTTATACAAGGCACTAGCTCATTTCACTGCCAAAGAGCAGTTAGATGGAGGGGAGAGGCAATATCAGTGCCAGCAATGCAAGCAGAAAGTCAAGGCTCTTAAGCAGCTGACCGTTTACAAGGCGCCCCATGTCCTTGCAATCCACTTGAAGCGTTTTGGTTCGCATATGCCTGGCCAGAAGATTGACAGAAAAATTGAGTTTGGCCCTTCATTGGACTTAAAACCTTTTGTGACTGGTCCATAT GATGGGGAATTGAAATATACTCTGTATGGTGTTCTGGTTCATGCTGGTTGGAGCACACATTCTGGTCATTACTACTGCTTTGTTCGGACATCAAGTGGCATGTGGTACTCACTTGATGACAACCAG GTTGTTCAAGTTAGTGAGAGGAGGGTTTTGGAGCAGAAGGCTTATATGTTGTTTTATGTTCGAGATAGAATGTATTCCACACCTAAGAAAGTTGTTGATGCGATACATAAAGAAAGTATGGTCATAAATACATTTGGAAGGAAAACATATCCTAATCTTAATCAAGGATTGAAGGAAAATATCATGAATGGAGCAGTTGGGGGAAAGTTGAATGACTCCTTTTCTGCTACTGCTGCTCAGAAAGATGTAATGAATTCTAACATTATAAGCCAAAATCAAATGAAAAAGGATCCTGCTCAGAAAATTAATGGCCCAACAGCTCCTGAAGAAGCATGCCTAAAGAAAGACCAGCCTGCAGAAAATTCACTGAAGGTGCCACCTGTTGACAGCCTCCCCACATCAAATATTAATGGTGGAGATTGCTTGGTGCAATCACTTCCATCTTCTAAGGGATCTAATGGCTTTGTTAATTTTGGGAATTCTAGTAACTCAGGCAGTAGCGGTGGCATAGAACTGACTACTGCTATTGTTAAGCAAAAAGACATCAATAGCCTCCAAATTTCTGCCGGAAAGAACAAGACTGATTGTGTGGTCATACCAACTGATGGAAATACGAAAGCGAGCACTGGTAAATATCTTAGTGATGCGGTTGACAGACCAGCTAATGGTAATGTCCTCCATAGATCTCCTCAAGATACATGTGTTCCTTTGGAGGCTAATGCTGGAAAG GTCGGATGTTTCCCAGACAGTATTGGTGTAGCTGAGGGAGGTGCTCAAAAAGTTCGTGATATCAAAGATCGAGCATGCCAAAAACCAGCAACAAAACACTTGCTTCGCAAAAGGGCTCTTAGTGACAGGCTGCATTTAGTAAAGAGGAAGCCTTTGAAGCGCCCTGTTACAACCAAGCATCTTAGCAGAAACATCATTTTAGGAGCAGCCTTGGGacggagaaagaagaaaaagagggcCAGACATTGTTCCCCAAAAAAAGTGGATGGGAATCATGTCCTGTCAGATCTCGGGCCATCTACTTCTGAGGAGTCGAAGACTTCGACCATAAGCTGTTCAGCGTACCCTCCAAGGGGCTTCAAATCTAATGCAGATGAGAAAGATAAGATTCTTGGTTTGAAGGGTATTACAGACAATGCTGACCTTCTCAGGAGCGTGAACGTGAAGGTTGTACCATGTAGGGATGAAGTTGGTCAACATGAGAAAGTTCCCTTGTCAGATACACAATCACGCAACAGATATTCCACCGCGGGTGGAGAGTTATTTGATAATGGAAAATCATGTGGCTCCATGCACAAGAAAGGTGAAAAGGTGGAGAATGGTTTGATGAGGATTTCTGCTGATGGTTTGGAAGAGACAACTG TTGCACGTTGGGATGGTGTTGAATGTTCTCCTGAAATTGTAGAATCCAGAAGTGTGGAAAATCTCAGAATTGGTTATATTGGGGATGAGTG GGATGAGGAATACGACcagggaagaaggaagaagattaGAGGCTCCAAGCTCACATTTGATGGAACCAATCCTTTCCAAGAAATTGCGACGCACAaggcaaaaacaaagaaagcaaaGCTGGACCGATCTAGCTCTGCGAACCAGCCATTCAGGATATGA
- the LOC113716996 gene encoding ubiquitin carboxyl-terminal hydrolase 23-like isoform X2 → MCISLPRLEKEKFVQVGIRKCYLAFSHCNIQGAGLQNLGNTCFLNSVLQCLTYTEPLAAYLQSGRHKISCRTAGFCALCAIQKHVSQALESTGRILAPKDLVSNLRCISRNFRNARQEDAHEYMVNLLESMHKCCLPSGVPSESPSAYDKSLVHKIFGGRLRSQVKCMQCSFCSNKFDPFLDLSLEIVKADSLYKALAHFTAKEQLDGGERQYQCQQCKQKVKALKQLTVYKAPHVLAIHLKRFGSHMPGQKIDRKIEFGPSLDLKPFVTGPYDGELKYTLYGVLVHAGWSTHSGHYYCFVRTSSGMWYSLDDNQVVQVSERRVLEQKAYMLFYVRDRMYSTPKKVVDAIHKESMVINTFGRKTYPNLNQGLKENIMNGAVGGKLNDSFSATAAQKDVMNSNIISQNQMKKDPAQKINGPTAPEEACLKKDQPAENSLKVPPVDSLPTSNINGGDCLVQSLPSSKGSNGFVNFGNSSNSGSSGGIELTTAIVKQKDINSLQISAGKNKTDCVVIPTDGNTKASTGKYLSDAVDRPANGNVLHRSPQDTCVPLEANAGKVGCFPDSIGVAEGGAQKVRDIKDRACQKPATKHLLRKRALSDRLHLVKRKPLKRPVTTKHLSRNIILGAALGRRKKKKRARHCSPKKVDGNHVLSDLGPSTSEESKTSTISCSAYPPRGFKSNADEKDKILGLKGITDNADLLRSVNVKVVPCRDEVGQHEKVPLSDTQSRNRYSTAGGELFDNGKSCGSMHKKGEKVENGLMRISADGLEETTVARWDGVECSPEIVESRSVENLRIGYIGDEWDEEYDQGRRKKIRGSKLTFDGTNPFQEIATHKAKTKKAKLDRSSSANQPFRI, encoded by the exons ATGTGTATCTCTTTGCCGAggttggaaaaggaaaaattcgtACAAGTGGGTATTAGAAAGTGTTATTTGGCATTTTCTCACTGCAACATTCAG GGTGCTGGCTTGCAAAATCTCGGAAATACTTGTTTTCTCAATTCTGTATTACAATGTTTGACATACACTGAGCCCTTGGCAGCTTATTTACAAAGTGGTCGGCATAAAATATCCT GTCGTACTGCTGGGTTTTGTGCTTTATGTGCCATTCAGAAACATGTGAGCCAAGCTCTGGAATCAACAGGAAGGATATTggctccaaaagatcttgtatCAAACTTGCGAT GCATATCTCGGAACTTTAGAAATGCCAGACAAGAGGATGCTCACGAGTACATGGTCAATTTATTAGAATCGATGCATAAATGCTGCCTGCCCTCAGGAGTGCCTAGCGAGTCACCCAGCGCTTACGATAAAAGTTTGGTCCATAAGATATTTGGTGGTCGCCTTCGTAGTCAG GTGAAATGCATGCAGTGTTCGTTTTGCTCAAATAAGTTTGATCCCTTCTTGGATTTAAGTCTAGAGATAGTGAAGGCAGACTCGTTATACAAGGCACTAGCTCATTTCACTGCCAAAGAGCAGTTAGATGGAGGGGAGAGGCAATATCAGTGCCAGCAATGCAAGCAGAAAGTCAAGGCTCTTAAGCAGCTGACCGTTTACAAGGCGCCCCATGTCCTTGCAATCCACTTGAAGCGTTTTGGTTCGCATATGCCTGGCCAGAAGATTGACAGAAAAATTGAGTTTGGCCCTTCATTGGACTTAAAACCTTTTGTGACTGGTCCATAT GATGGGGAATTGAAATATACTCTGTATGGTGTTCTGGTTCATGCTGGTTGGAGCACACATTCTGGTCATTACTACTGCTTTGTTCGGACATCAAGTGGCATGTGGTACTCACTTGATGACAACCAG GTTGTTCAAGTTAGTGAGAGGAGGGTTTTGGAGCAGAAGGCTTATATGTTGTTTTATGTTCGAGATAGAATGTATTCCACACCTAAGAAAGTTGTTGATGCGATACATAAAGAAAGTATGGTCATAAATACATTTGGAAGGAAAACATATCCTAATCTTAATCAAGGATTGAAGGAAAATATCATGAATGGAGCAGTTGGGGGAAAGTTGAATGACTCCTTTTCTGCTACTGCTGCTCAGAAAGATGTAATGAATTCTAACATTATAAGCCAAAATCAAATGAAAAAGGATCCTGCTCAGAAAATTAATGGCCCAACAGCTCCTGAAGAAGCATGCCTAAAGAAAGACCAGCCTGCAGAAAATTCACTGAAGGTGCCACCTGTTGACAGCCTCCCCACATCAAATATTAATGGTGGAGATTGCTTGGTGCAATCACTTCCATCTTCTAAGGGATCTAATGGCTTTGTTAATTTTGGGAATTCTAGTAACTCAGGCAGTAGCGGTGGCATAGAACTGACTACTGCTATTGTTAAGCAAAAAGACATCAATAGCCTCCAAATTTCTGCCGGAAAGAACAAGACTGATTGTGTGGTCATACCAACTGATGGAAATACGAAAGCGAGCACTGGTAAATATCTTAGTGATGCGGTTGACAGACCAGCTAATGGTAATGTCCTCCATAGATCTCCTCAAGATACATGTGTTCCTTTGGAGGCTAATGCTGGAAAG GTCGGATGTTTCCCAGACAGTATTGGTGTAGCTGAGGGAGGTGCTCAAAAAGTTCGTGATATCAAAGATCGAGCATGCCAAAAACCAGCAACAAAACACTTGCTTCGCAAAAGGGCTCTTAGTGACAGGCTGCATTTAGTAAAGAGGAAGCCTTTGAAGCGCCCTGTTACAACCAAGCATCTTAGCAGAAACATCATTTTAGGAGCAGCCTTGGGacggagaaagaagaaaaagagggcCAGACATTGTTCCCCAAAAAAAGTGGATGGGAATCATGTCCTGTCAGATCTCGGGCCATCTACTTCTGAGGAGTCGAAGACTTCGACCATAAGCTGTTCAGCGTACCCTCCAAGGGGCTTCAAATCTAATGCAGATGAGAAAGATAAGATTCTTGGTTTGAAGGGTATTACAGACAATGCTGACCTTCTCAGGAGCGTGAACGTGAAGGTTGTACCATGTAGGGATGAAGTTGGTCAACATGAGAAAGTTCCCTTGTCAGATACACAATCACGCAACAGATATTCCACCGCGGGTGGAGAGTTATTTGATAATGGAAAATCATGTGGCTCCATGCACAAGAAAGGTGAAAAGGTGGAGAATGGTTTGATGAGGATTTCTGCTGATGGTTTGGAAGAGACAACTG TTGCACGTTGGGATGGTGTTGAATGTTCTCCTGAAATTGTAGAATCCAGAAGTGTGGAAAATCTCAGAATTGGTTATATTGGGGATGAGTG GGATGAGGAATACGACcagggaagaaggaagaagattaGAGGCTCCAAGCTCACATTTGATGGAACCAATCCTTTCCAAGAAATTGCGACGCACAaggcaaaaacaaagaaagcaaaGCTGGACCGATCTAGCTCTGCGAACCAGCCATTCAGGATATGA